In Cyprinus carpio isolate SPL01 chromosome A1, ASM1834038v1, whole genome shotgun sequence, the following proteins share a genomic window:
- the LOC122147204 gene encoding polymeric immunoglobulin receptor-like, giving the protein MKIIWTFTLLMIPGVVSSISVTGYSGGGVNITCRYDRKYTDNAKYFCRGQWKTACSDLIKTDKKNENKWVDSGKFSLFDDTRAAVFTVTFRNLSEQDSGTYWCAVEMPLSEDPYTEVNLKVVTAEQISAVTGYSAGNIIINYKYEMNHENHEKYFCEAGAYQSDCCEKSISLSAAAGGSVNISCRYPQSHSADVKFVCRRSGSDLCAEETSVKESRRWSAEGQMQLYDDREQQLLTGIISHVTQQHSAEYWCGVQSDQGHKSFITRVLIRVTGLPAG; this is encoded by the exons atgaaGATCATCTGGACTTTCACTCTGCTGATGATTCCTG GTGTGGTGAGCTCCATCAGTGTGACGGGATATTCAGGAGGAGGAGTCAACATCACATGCAGATATGATAGAAAATATACAGACAATGCAAAGTATTTTTGTAGAGGACAGTGGAAAACAGCATGCTCTGACCTAATCAAGACTGATAAGAAAAATGAGAACAAATGGGTTGATTCTGGAAAATTCTCTCTGTTTGACGACACAAGAGCAGCAGTTTTCACTGTGACCTTCAGAAATCTGAGTGAACAGGATTCTGGGACGTACTGGTGTGCAGTTGAAATGCCTCTCTCTGAAGATCCTTACACTGAAGTGAATCTGAAGGTTGTAACAG ctgaaCAAATCAGTGCTGTGACGGGATATTCAGCAGGAAACATCATTATAAACTACAAATATGAGATGAATCATGAGAACCATGAGAAATACTTCTGTGAAGCTGGAGCATATCAAT CTGATTGTTGTGAGAAGAGCATCAGTCTCTCAGCTGCTGCAGGAGGATCTGTGAACATCAGCTGCAGATACCCACAATCCCACAGTGCTGATGTGAAGTTTGTCTGCAGGAGATCTGGATCTGATCTCTGTGCTGAAGAGACGTCTGTGAAGGAGAGCAGAAGATGGAGCGCTGAGGGACAGATGCAGCTGTATGATGACAGAGAGCAGCAGCTCCTGACGGGAATCATCAGTCATGTGACTCAACAACATTCAGCTGAATACTGGTGTGGAGTTCAGTCTGATCAAGGACACAAGAGCTTCATCACACGAGTCCTCATCAGAGTTACAG GTTTACCAGCAGGTTAA
- the LOC122134629 gene encoding polymeric immunoglobulin receptor-like produces MKIIWTFTLLMIPGVVSSISVTGYSGGGVIITCTYDRKYTDNTKYFCRGQWKTTCSDLIKTDMKNENKWVDSGRFSLFDYTRAALFTVTFRNLSEQDSGMYWCAADISWGKDSYTEVKLKVVTAEQISAVTGYSGGNIIINYKYEMNHENHEKYFCEAGAYQCFTRINIDRAAEWTHVGQFSVHDDRSARLLRVFIRELNENDSGEYKIIVKVSEDYSFFSEFKLDVKKADCCEKSISLSAAAGGSVNISCRYPQSHSADVKFVCRRSGSDLCAEETSVKESRRWSAEGQMQLYDDREQQLLTGIISHVTQQHSAEYWCGVQSDQGHKSFITRVLINFTTK; encoded by the exons atgaaGATCATCTGGACTTTCACTCTGCTGATGATTCCTG GTGTGGTGAGCTCCATCAGTGTGACGGGATATTCAGGAGGAGGAGTCATCATCACATGCACATATGATAGAAAATATACAGAcaatacaaagtatttttgtagAGGACAGTGGAAAACAACATGCTCTGACCTAATCAAGACTGATATGAAAAATGAGAACAAATGGGTTGATTCTGGAAGATTCTCTCTGTTTGATTACACAAGAGCAGCACTTTTCACTGTGACCTTCAGAAATCTGAGTGAACAGGATTCTGGGATGTACTGGTGTGCAGCTGATATCTCTTGGGGTAAAGATTCCTACACTGAAGTGAAGCTGAAGGTTGTAACAG ctgaaCAAATCAGTGCTGTGACGGGATATTCAGGAGGAAACATCATTATAAACTACAAATATGAGATGAATCATGAGAACCATGAGAAATACTTCTGTGAAGCTGGAGCATATCAATGTTTTACTCGAATAAACATTGACAGAGCAGCAGAATGGACACATGTCGGCCAATTCTCCGTTCATGATGACAGATCTGCACGTCTCTTACGTGTGTTTATCAGGGAGCTGAATGAGAACGATTCTGGAGAATATAAGATTATAGTCAAAGTTTCTGAAGACTACAGTTTCTTTTCTGAGTTTAAGCTGGACGTTAAGAAGG CTGATTGTTGTGAGAAGAGCATCAGTCTCTCAGCTGCTGCAGGAGGATCTGTGAACATCAGCTGCAGATACCCACAATCCCACAGTGCTGACGTGAAGTTTGTCTGCAGGAGATCTGGATCTGATCTCTGTGCTGAAGAGACGTCTGTGAAGGAGAGCAGAAGATGGAGCGCTGAGGGACAGATGCAGCTGTATGATGACAGAGAGCAGCAGCTCCTGACGGGAATCATCAGTCATGTCACTCAACAACATTCAGCTGAATACTGGTGTGGAGTTCAGTCTGATCAAGGACACAAGAGCTTCATCACACGAGTCCTCATCaactttacaacaaaataa
- the LOC109055473 gene encoding putative protein TPRXL, translating to MLLHFLCVKKKKSLFYTDLSETTSPPPSSSSSSSSSPPSSSSSPPSSSSSSPPSSSSSSPPSSSFSSFSSVRAPQITGVSKSSPSSFTPADSSPIISLVPVLLVLVLIIVGLLLLFLCGDSSSQTGAGKHEAVSHTGCDYEEIKDTHKQLPTNPSDSSNAVYATAQLPTNPSDSSNAVYATAQLPTNPSDSSVYSTVQEASGDSQIFITSAEDLNYAVVNFQKKAARLS from the exons ATGTTGCTTCACT ttctgtgtgtgaaaaaaaaaaaatcattgttttatacAGATCTTTCAGAAACAActtcaccaccaccatcatcatcatcatcatcatcatcatcaccaccatcatcatcatcatcaccaccatcatcatcatcatcatcaccaccatcatcatcatcatcatcaccaccatcatcatctttttcttctttctcatcAGTCAGAGCTCCACAGATCACAGGAGTTTCTAAATCGTCTCCATCTAGTTTTACTCCAGCAG ACTCTTCTCCAATCATCTCTCTGGTTCCGGTTcttctggttctggttctgatCATCGTTGGTCTCTTATTACTGTTTCTCT GCGGTGATTCGTCATCTCAGACTGGAGCAGGAAAACATGAAGCA GTTTCTCACACTGGATGTGATTATGAGGAGATTAAAGACACTCACAAAcaattacccacaaacccctctgattCATCTAACGCTGTTTATGCCACTGCTcaattacccacaaacccctctgattCATCTAACGCTGTTTATGCCACTGCTcaattacccacaaacccctctgattCTTCAGTTTACTCTACAGTTCAGGAAGCCTCTGGTGACTCTCAGATCTTCATCACATCTGCTGAGGATCTGAATTACGCCGTGGTGAATTTCCAGAAGAAAGCAGCCAGACTGTCCTGA